In Populus alba chromosome 1, ASM523922v2, whole genome shotgun sequence, a single window of DNA contains:
- the LOC118042465 gene encoding beta-1,6-galactosyltransferase GALT31A, giving the protein MGISRPQKSSNGIPTRWVYLFCIASFFLGVLVVNRFWDFPDPAKIDEEASSVKKDQLTADHPTVNCEKQETAVQAGDILSRVSQTHDVIMTLDKTISSLEMQLASARAAKVINEDGSPMVTKSGTEHLKERPKVFFVMGIMTAFSSRKRRDSIRETWMPKGEELKKLETEKGIIIRFVIGHSASPGGVLDRAIEAEDDQHKDFLRLNHVEGYHELSSKTQIYFSTAVAKWDADFYIKVDDDVHINLGMVGSTLARHRSKPRVYMGCMKSGPVLAQTGVKYHEPEYWKFGEEGNKYFRHATGQIYAISKDLATYISVNRHMLHRYANEDVSLGSWFIGLDVEHIDDRSLCCGTAPDCEWKAQAGNPCAASFDWSCSGICKSVERMEEVHQRCGEGEGAIWHTSF; this is encoded by the exons ATGGGTATAAGCAGACCTCAAAAGTCCAGTAATGGAATTCCCACCAGATGGGTTTATCTCTTCTGCATTGCCAGTTTCTTCTTGGGGGTTCTTGTTGTTAACAG GTTTTGGGATTTTCCTGATCCAGCAAAAATTGATGAGGAAGCTTCATCTGTGAAGAAGGATCAATTAACTGCAGATCATCCCACAGTTAATTGTGAGAAGCAG GAAACTGCTGTTCAGGCAGGAGATATCCTTTCTCGGGTTTCTCAAACTCATGATGTGATCAT GACACTAGACAAAACAATTTCCTCATTGGAGATGCAGCTAGCTTCAGCAAGAGCTGCAAAAGTTATCAATGAGGATGGATCTCCGATGGTCACAAAATCAGGAACCGAGCACTTGAAGGAGCGACCAAAGGTTTTCTTTGTTATGGGAATAATGACTGCATTCAGCAGCAGGAAGCGAAGGGACTCGATTAGAGAAACCTGGATGCCCAAAG gaGAGGAGTTAAAAAAGTTGGAAACAGAGAAGGGTATTATAATACGGTTTGTTATAGGACACAG TGCATCTCCTGGTGGTGTTTTGGACCGTGCTATTGAAGCAGAAGATGATCAACACAAGGATTTCCTGAGACTG AATCATGTAGAAGGTTACCATGAATTATCgtcgaaaacacaaatatatttttcaacagCTGTTGCTAAGTGGGATGCTGACTTCTATATTAAAGTTGACGATGATGTGCACATAAATCTTG GCATGGTCGGATCTACCTTGGCCCGTCATAGATCAAAGCCTCGTGTTTATATGGGTTGTATGAAGTCTGGACCTGTACTAGCACAGAC AGGAGTCAAGTACCATGAGCCAGAATATTGGAAATTTGGTGAGGAGGGGAACAAGTATTTTCGGCATGCAACTGGGCAAATATATGCAATTTCTAAAGACTTAGCCACCTATATCTCAGTGAATCG ACACATGCTTCATAGATATGCAAATGAAGATGTTTCTCTAGGTTCTTGGTTTATTGGTCTTGACGTAGAGCACATTGATGATCGAAGCCTCTGCTGTGGGACTGCACCTG ATTGTGAGTGGAAAGCCCAGGCAGGTAATCCTTGTGCTGCATCGTTTGATTGGAGCTGCAGTGGCATTTGTAAGTCAGTGGAAAGAATGGAGGAAGTACACCAGCGATGTGGGGAAGGTGAGGGAGCAATCTGGCATACAAGTTTCTGA